From the genome of Pungitius pungitius chromosome 20, fPunPun2.1, whole genome shotgun sequence:
CTCATtttgatgctcggtttgaacttcATAGAGTCGTTTACCCCACATACAGAAACATTACATCACGTTACATTAGATACCTAAATGCATTGTGTTGCTGCCATGTGATTAGCACTTAGATTAATATTACATCACGCTGTGTTTCGACACACACGCTGGTTCAATGACAAATCAAAAAATTGTCGACCATGGAAGAACTTTTCTCTTTATGCATCATAAGGTCCTCAAATGGCAATAAATTGGACCAAACAGACCGAAACTGAGAATCTGACATTAAGCATCAAATAGTTGGTCAGATTACAACTGGAATTCAGTCCTTTCACCccagttttcattttgttccTTGAGCTCCTTCCTCTGATCCACAGACTCAAAGTGAGTAACAGGACAAAATGTTATGCACCACAGCTACAACGCAGATGGCCGGGAGCTTTGCTTGAGCCATCACTCATTGCTAACTCACAGGTTAGCATGCCAACAAAGTCAAAGAAATCTGTCACAGTACACCAGACCCTGCTGCCTAAAGTCTGACTGCTCCATGTGGTGCATATTACAAAGTCTCAGTAACAGGGATCATAATAATATGCtgagtaaaataaaatcatgctGAAATAATTCTGTTGGGACATTATATATTAACCATTGACAAGTGTTGTCATGTCATGTTTGGTGTAGGATTCCTTGGTGCTTAATTCTTGCAGTTGTTTTATGGCATATGTGGGAATATGTGCTGCATGTCCAAACAGACCAAATAGGCATTTACTTGCATGCAGGtgtaagaaaatattttttttgtcaaataattCTGAATCATGCGTTAAGCAAATccaccatttaaaatgtataagaGCTACTGCTAGTGCTGCTACTTTGCATTTCTGAGTCCTTCTTGGAGATGTTCCTTTGGTTGGTGCACTACTGCAGGCTGGGCTGTCGTAATTATCTTTTTGCAGACAATTAATTTGTCCAGATGATGATTCCTAATGACTACGGTCAAATTCTTCTTAATACATATGTACACTGATGTATTGGCTAAAAAGGGTCATGCAGACACTTCTTACGATGAATGTAAGATATTTTCTGATCCCTGACTGTTTTTTCTCGCTCGATCATCAAGTCGGCGTTTCATAATGTCTAGTACGTATTAAGTGACAAATACCACATTTTAGCATGCTAACCAACTCAAGTAGGCTGTAAAAACATTGTCACTATAAGCATGATAGAATTACAACTTATTTTTTGATTTTGGAAATGCTGCAATTTTGCAAAGACTGAAACCGAATACGCAGAGAAATAACTCAAGTTGGTGGTAGTACCATGGATTTCTTCATCAAAGAAACCCTCAGTAAATGTGCCGGGAATCATTGATAAACTGTCATTCGGGTTACTATGAATTTTAATTCCATGGAGTAACTTCATCAACCTCCTGCCGACATTTCTAGAAATAAAGGAAACAGAAGTTGACATAAAAGCTTTAAGGTACAAACGATGAAAAGGCAAATTACAACACGCCATCATGACATTTTTCTAGAACGCTCCGAAGCATCACAGAAGGGAGCTCTGGTGAAAAGGTGTCTGAGGCTGAAAAGGAATATGTGAGACTGCGTCACTCTGCTAGAGATAATCACTTATCAGCTGAGAAGAGCTCTACGGTGTGAAGCTCAACGTTCATCTGGATAGCCCAGCACATCGTGACGGTAAATAATgtgttttcctttctgtttACCCTTAagagcaggggtccccaaacttgttcctgtgagggccagataacttttcccttctctggaggggggccggggtcagaaaaagtgtgacgatggCAGcgggtgcctaaatgtaaacatttattgttttccagaaagccacatataaccaaataataacaatccgggatcctcacagaaataaataataaccgccaccgcctcttgacagatgagagcattgaacaaacaaataatggtttgacccctgcaggttaaatacatgcattctgaatcaacctgtTCCCCATTATTCCcttctacttcacaggggctagtctaggatttgcgtggccagactgaaaaacaaatcataatgcccctctggtgttgctcagggggccgggccaaatgtggaggtttggggaccactgcttAAGAGGATCAGCTTGGAGAACATTCACTAGGATCCCAACTTTCCCGCCCACACTGACAACTAGCCAGCACACAATTTAGCCAAAAAAGAGGGAAATTAATCCCTAGAACTATGTACCTGAAACCTTTGCCCATTGCTCTCATTTCCTGACTCCCTATTTCTCCTCATCTTGTgaagtacaacattttgttcatCTCAGTCCCCCCAAAGCGGCACATCTGAGCGATGTTAATAATTTCAACAGTGGGGATGATGGTGACGTTTGAGCCAAAGCCTCATTTCAGCCCCGACCTGGCACACGGTGTCTCAATCCGTGGCCACGAAGTGTCACATCAATGCAATCGTTTATACCACAATGATGGCACTCTGCACGCTACTGTGTGAGGAAATCCATGCATGTTTACATGCATGTTGCTAACTGAAAAAATTGAAACCGTCGGGGAATTTAATCTGTTTTGATAAAGGGCACATCTGTGTAAATGAACATGTGCAAATGACATAGTGGCTCCATAGAATCCTAAACGTGCATGGCATTTTCATCCAAATACAAAGATAGACTATGAATAATTGGATACGAAAATATCAGGAAAGGGATTAACTTGATTGGTACCAAACAGCCACGGACATGTGAGGATGATTTCTGTTCTTTTCATTCTCAATTTTAGTCAATTATTCACACAATAAATGAACATGCACTGACTAGCAATGAAGTCTGCAACCTTCATCTCCCTTTCGAATGCACCCAAAGGGAACGCAAAGCCTAAATAAAAAGTTACCTTCCGACTAATGGGAACAACGCATTTTCTTCCCCCTGTAAAATTTAGAAATTGAGTTCACCATTATGAATTAGGAAGATAAAACGTCCATTCAAAGCTAAAGCCGTCTCTTGGTGCTTTGTGCCGTGGTGATGCCGGTCCTTTGTTCAAGGCGCACCGACTAGGAGGAGCTTTGGTAATTCAAATCAGATCCTTTTTTCATAAGCCCCCACTGTCGTCTCCCTTGTTCCCATGTGCGCCGCACTTAACCGCTTCATGGGTTGGGCCGATAGCGCTCCGTTGATCACGTGACGGAGCTTGTAGGAGCGACTCTTCATAAAGTGTGAAGCCACAGAGAAAAAGACTGGAGAGAcgatggagccagcagcaggagcagcagctgcaacCTGTGCCCAAGGAGCAGGAGCGCACTCCAAGACGCACACTGACGTCTGATTAACTCGCGTTTTAAAGTATAATGATGATTATGGTAATAATAGtgcttttgaattaatttaaacacATGCAACATGGATGTCTCCGATTTCATGTAAGATCTGTGCTGGTCAGATGATGCGTTCCTGGATTGGATTAACGCGCGGTTGTTAAGGGCGATTCTGCGCACTTGGAAAATTATGTAAGGTAAAGAACCACTTTTCCTCTTTAAATTGTTTGGCTTCTGGTCTTGGTGTTGTTTTAGTCTGTTTGATGATACTCTATATGATTTGTGTCAAGTATCAACGTTTttgttattctctttttttgttttattcctgAAATAATTTAacacaataacaataattctATGCATTGATGTTTGAAGATAACTTTATAAATTTTGACCTTGAATCACGTGATAGAAATGATCCCGCCTATAAAgacctttttacttttacagtaATAACACTGCCAAAATGTGAGCATGTGAAAACTAGATTTTTATCCAATCTTTTTCTAGTCAGGTTTGAGACTGCTTTGTCTGATTCTCCacctcaaagacaaaaaaaaaaattcaaccttaattcattaatttataATTGTGTATTCAAAGGTACATGGTGCAGGATAATTTACGTATAAAAACATCCGCTCACAGATACCAGGTGTTTTTTTGCCTAATGTGAGAATTATTTATAGTGATCAAAAACATCTGCAGTTGTATAAAAGTATAGATTCCAAATATATGCATAATATGAATGCTATatcattaaattatattttaataccAACGGTGCGCACTGCTGCAAATTCAATTTCCTGTCATAATTTACGTTGATCTTTTTTCCAAACACGTGTGTCATCAATTCGTAGGTTGTCCGGGCGTCTTGTGCCGCAGTATTTCCCTCAGACACAGCCATGAAGTCCGTGCTGGACGGTGTGGCGGACACCACCTTCCGGACTATCACATCTGGTTTGCAGTATCTGGGCTCCAACGACGCCGACTACGAGGACCCTCTCAACGATGTAGACTTTAAGGCGGGTTTCTCTCTGCAGAAGCCCCTATCCGCTTTCCGCAGCAACTCCTTTCCGAGCAAACTACCCGCGGACGGGGAACTCATCCTCAAGGGCATCCCCTTCTACCCCACCAATGCCACAGACCTGTTTGGCAACAGGAGCACGTTCAAAGACGAGAGCCTACAGTGTGGGGAGAACTTTATGGACATGGAGTGCTTCATGATCCTGACCCCCAGCCAGCAGCTGGCTGTTGCCGTGATGTCTCTGACTCTCGGCACCTTCACGGTGCTGGAGAACCTGGTGGTGCTCGGCGTCATCTTCCGCTCACGGACCCTCCGCTGCCGACCGTCCTACCACTTCATAGGCAGTCTGGCTGTGGCTGACTTGCTTGGAAGTGTCATATTTGTCTATAGCTTTCTGGACTTCCATGTTTTTCACAGGAAGGACAGCCCcaatgtttttctcttcaaGCTGGGTGGAGTCACGGCGTCGTTCACTGCGTCCGTGGGGAGCCTTTTTCTCACCGCCATCGACCGCTACATCTCCATACACCGGCCTCTCTCCTACAGACGCATCGTGACACGGACCAAGGCCGTCATTGCCTTTTGCGTGATGTGGACCATCTCCATCGTCATCGCAGTGCTACCTTTGCTGGGCTGGAACTGTAAACGTCTCAATTCCGTTTGCTCAGACATATTCCCTTTAATAGATGAGAATTACCTGCTGTTCTGGATCGGCGTAACCAGCGTTCTGGTTCTTTTCATCATCTACGCTTACATATACATCCTATGGAAGGCCCACCATCACGCTGTGCGCATGCTCAGCCGCACCTCCCAGAAGAGCCTTGTTGTCTACTCAGCAGATGGGACTAAAGTGCAGACCACACGCCCTGAGCAGACACGCATGGACATCCGTCTGGCCAAGACCCTGGTGCTCATCCTGGCGGTGCTGATCATCTGCTGGGGCCCAGTGCTGGCCATCATGGTCTATGACCTCTTCTGGAGGATGGACGATGACAGCAAGACGGTGTTCGCTTTCTGCAGCATGCTGTGTCTGCTCAACTCAACCGTCAATCCAATCATCTACGCCTTGAGGAGCAAGGACATGCGGCATGCCTTCCTCAGCTCCTGCCAAGCCTGCAGGGGCAGTGGCCAGCAGTTGGACAATAGCCTTGAGTCGGACTGCCAGAACAGACATGCCCACATTTCTGCCAACAGGGCTGCAGAGAGCTGCGTGAAGACCACTGTGAAAATTGCCAAAGTAACGATGTCTGTGTCGACCGAAACTTCGGCGGAGGCCGTCTAATTGGCCGTCAAGGGGCAAACTGTAAATGTCATGCTCCCCAAACAATGCCGTTAAGCTAAAAACAGAGAAGGTTAGGAATCcacataaaaaattaaaaaaatcctttaCTGTACATGCTCCCATAGAAGCATTAGCGGTTGCATTACTTCAGGCTGGTCTGCGAGAACATGGTGTGCCAAAGTGCCAAACCATACTGCAAGTTCATAGGAAGGACTCCATTTAAAAGGGTTATCCAAGACTACTATCATTCTTAACCATTGACATCATTATGTCCCGTTAGTTAAGGCATATTATATTTTTGTACTGTGAATTCAGGTTTTGAAAACAATATATCTTCGTTCATGGGATAAGGGGCTactgacatttttaatttgagatGTTTACTGTGTTGTTTGGATTTTAAAATGTACCTTGCAAGATAAATATAACACATCTTCTTGTCTTGACTTTACAGGATTCGTGAACATGTTGCATATTGACATTTCACACCGAtggaatgaaacaaaaatagtGTTGAAATGACTGATTGTTTATTTCCAAAATGAACATTAAACATGTAATTTTAGAACTTCTTCTGACAACACTCAGTGAGTGGCAGCCTGTGTGAAGACATTACGAGAAAGGTGATTCATGCTTaagattaaagaaaaatgaaaaaacaacatatttatcAAGGTGACATGGAGGTAAATGGACTCAACAGTGTGTCCATTTGGGAAATGGCATTCAATGTGGCAGTGACAATCGTCCCTGTTGTCCATTTCTCCAACCGCTCGCTGTTACACCTATAAAGTAACGTGTCTTTGTTCAAATGTGTACTTAACAACTGTACAGTCTTTTCTTGCTAAATAAAGTGTTCAGATCTACTCCTTCgcccacacagacaacacaacaacaagcttTTGGCCAAAGCTGGAACACTTCAAAACTGCATTTGGACGCAGTGTGCTGGTCACTACTGTGTAAAAAACGCTTGAAGTAGTTGCCTAGCTACTTTCATCAAATGTACAATTTTatgctgtgtatgtgtgtgatacCTTGTGACTTGATGCTATATTTCCAACCCCGAGCCTTTTGATCATTGCAGTGAGATGTTTTAGTGCTATTGTTGCAAAGCATAAATAGAAGTGACCCATGCACAGGCCCAGTGGAGGACTTTCAGtgtaaaaacacagacatacaaAAAATATGTCTGTTGTTGATTTAATGAGCCGAACAAAGAAAATGAGGGTCTTTTCATCAGCTGGTAACTTTTGAAAGAAACTGGgaagatgtgttttttcttaaaaaaaagatgtcaaacTTTAAACCTAGAAATCTCACAGCTCAACTCTTGTGTAGACATTTATCTGGGTGTAAAATTGTTTATCAGTCCGCTTCGCTGCCTCTTGTATTATTGGGTGTTGAAGATCAAAATGTCGACTGTCCAGTGGCTTCTGTACAGTGGTGGCTTGAGGAACCTAGGACTTAAAAACCACAATCAGTCAAGTGTATTTAGTATTGCTGTTTTCAAACGTTTCAATAAAGTTGCTGCTGGTTGTCATTTTGCTTGAAATCATTCGATCGATTACCTGGTGGCGGAAGACAAGATGTGGCACCACAAGCCGCTTAATTCATACAACAATCACTGGTTCAAGAGGAACAGAGAGTGAGAGGAAGCCACGCCACGAACAGACACCCAAGTGGTGACATCAGTGATGTTTCAGTGCCCCCTTGTGGAAGATTAGACATTGTCAATAGTGGCAGCTTCTCCATGGAAAGCTAGTTTGCCACTTTACTGTTATTTCTTGTGACCCTAGTAATGGCAAAAGTAAACATCACATTTTCTGACACCAACATCTACTCGTTTCTTGTTCACCCTTTTTATCTTTTGCCTCAGAGTGACCAGTGAATTACAACACATGTCACCAGGATTTTGCTGATTTATCTACGAAATACTCCCATCTGCAAAAAATCATGAGGCGGGTTTACGGTAAAAGTGGCGGATAAattgataatgaaaataatctttAGTTTTCATACCTAGATGCAGGATTATTCAGTGGTGTAGCACTTGTAAATACAACAACATCACTTATCATAAGAACCCATTTTTCATATTGTATTGTTCACATTGTCCAGGAGGTTTTGAAATACCACACATAATCCTCAATTGTTTGTGTATAAAAGCTAGTTGAGGAAGTCGCAATGATGGAAGGGAAATGTCtaaacttttgtttgtttgtgcaaggGGTCTCCTAACTTACTGCAACATAGGCaaagtcattgattttaatCAATAAATGTCCATCACAAATAATTCCCTGCCACCCAACTGcataagtatttattttttgtaaaacttGACTTAAAACTGTAACGATCTACAGGGAATTAGTTGGCAAGGAGTAtcgttattttttatttcaaatcctttcattcTTAGGCAGcacaattattatttattctgaaatgtaAAATTCTTCCTAATTCCTTCGGGTTCGCATGAAATATTTCAATTGTATGGATAAATACGGCTGATACTGACACATTCTTTTGTTTAGTTACATTTCAGTCAAATACCTATAATATGTAGTAATTTCGTGTAAGTTATAAAGTTCATACAGTGTGGCCTTGTATTTAGTAAAAACGAACTGTATTATATTACGTTGTCTTAAACGTTGCGAAAGGTCTTTACTGCTTTTATGCAGACTTCTTATTTGAAACTGAAACGCTGATGAGATTTGACAGAACGTAAGCAAACGATAAATTTGAAAAGAAGCATCGTTTCAACGTCTTCGGGAAATGTAGTATTTAACTTAATAAAACAATGAACAGTACGGGTGAAAGAACTACAAGTACCAGTATCCGTTATTTCTGTGCGCATGCGCACTTGATTATTTTTACGGAACAAGGTAAACCATTCTGATCAGTTAACGGGCGTAACTCGGAACAACCCCTGCTTTATCTGCAATCATCCGATTGTATTAAACCCTTTCTTTAGATCATTCTGCACAGATCATCTCGAGATATACTTGGTAACGTAATCTATATGAGATTTATCAGCAGAAGGCGACAAGGGACGAAAACTGTTCGGATTTGTCTGCTGTCCAAAATCGCCGCTGCCTTTCGA
Proteins encoded in this window:
- the cnr1 gene encoding cannabinoid receptor 1, whose protein sequence is MKSVLDGVADTTFRTITSGLQYLGSNDADYEDPLNDVDFKAGFSLQKPLSAFRSNSFPSKLPADGELILKGIPFYPTNATDLFGNRSTFKDESLQCGENFMDMECFMILTPSQQLAVAVMSLTLGTFTVLENLVVLGVIFRSRTLRCRPSYHFIGSLAVADLLGSVIFVYSFLDFHVFHRKDSPNVFLFKLGGVTASFTASVGSLFLTAIDRYISIHRPLSYRRIVTRTKAVIAFCVMWTISIVIAVLPLLGWNCKRLNSVCSDIFPLIDENYLLFWIGVTSVLVLFIIYAYIYILWKAHHHAVRMLSRTSQKSLVVYSADGTKVQTTRPEQTRMDIRLAKTLVLILAVLIICWGPVLAIMVYDLFWRMDDDSKTVFAFCSMLCLLNSTVNPIIYALRSKDMRHAFLSSCQACRGSGQQLDNSLESDCQNRHAHISANRAAESCVKTTVKIAKVTMSVSTETSAEAV